One region of Termitidicoccus mucosus genomic DNA includes:
- a CDS encoding adenosylcobinamide-GDP ribazoletransferase, protein MSSFLRNEFRALHSAVMFFTRIPLPSLAHHEDADLQRSSTYFPLVGWLVGAVAAAVWWAGLEVWTPAVASGASLAATLLLTGAFHEDGFADMCDGFGGGHTRERVMEIMRDSRIGAFGAIGLVVMLGLKWHAVAALAGAARPGDGGAAAGWSAFPALPPGLLVPAIILAAHAVSRGAAISLLATLPYAQETGKAKPLSTRLRGGRLVVAMLLALAPLALLPGRLWWGLAAIGLARTWMAWRFRRRIGGYTGDCLGAAQQVCELVFYLTVLALL, encoded by the coding sequence ATGTCCTCGTTTCTGCGCAACGAATTTCGCGCCCTGCATTCCGCCGTGATGTTTTTCACGCGCATCCCGCTGCCCTCGCTCGCGCATCACGAGGACGCCGACTTGCAGCGTTCCTCGACGTATTTCCCGCTCGTCGGCTGGCTGGTCGGCGCGGTGGCCGCGGCGGTCTGGTGGGCCGGGCTGGAGGTGTGGACGCCCGCCGTCGCCAGCGGAGCGAGCCTGGCGGCGACGCTGCTGCTCACGGGCGCGTTTCACGAGGATGGATTTGCCGACATGTGCGATGGGTTCGGCGGCGGGCACACGCGCGAGCGCGTCATGGAGATCATGCGCGATTCGCGCATCGGGGCGTTTGGCGCGATCGGGCTGGTGGTGATGCTCGGCTTGAAATGGCACGCGGTGGCGGCGCTCGCGGGCGCGGCCCGGCCGGGCGACGGCGGCGCCGCGGCGGGCTGGTCCGCGTTTCCCGCGCTGCCGCCCGGGCTGCTGGTCCCCGCGATCATCCTTGCGGCGCACGCGGTGTCGAGGGGGGCGGCGATCTCGTTGCTGGCCACGCTGCCCTATGCGCAGGAGACGGGAAAGGCCAAGCCGCTCTCGACCCGGCTGCGCGGCGGGCGGCTCGTCGTGGCGATGCTGCTGGCGCTCGCGCCGCTGGCGTTGCTCCCGGGGCGGCTTTGGTGGGGGCTCGCCGCCATCGGGCTGGCGCGCACGTGGATGGCATGGCGGTTCAGGCGGCGCATCGGCGGCTACACCGGCGATTGCCTCGGGGCCGCGCAACAGGTCTGCGAACTGGTTTTTTATCTCACGGTGCTGGCGCTGTTATAA
- a CDS encoding Asp23/Gls24 family envelope stress response protein produces MADNEFTTSSFRDDEQPELGDIKINHNVIASIVRLAASQVPGVSGVGGGFADDLTELFTKRETDHRGVKIVEDSDDAYAIEVRIIITYGFEIGKTALDVQLAVHKQVMGMTGKNVSRVDVIVEGVRLPSDTATSDKNDTFWPDTDTD; encoded by the coding sequence ATGGCTGACAACGAGTTCACCACCTCCTCCTTTCGCGACGACGAGCAACCCGAGCTCGGCGACATCAAGATCAATCACAATGTCATCGCCAGCATCGTGCGCCTCGCCGCCTCGCAAGTCCCCGGCGTGTCCGGTGTCGGCGGCGGCTTCGCGGACGATCTCACCGAGCTTTTTACGAAGCGCGAGACCGACCATCGCGGCGTCAAAATCGTGGAGGACTCCGACGACGCCTATGCCATCGAGGTGCGCATCATCATCACCTACGGATTCGAGATCGGAAAAACCGCGCTGGACGTGCAGCTCGCCGTGCACAAGCAAGTCATGGGCATGACCGGCAAAAACGTGTCGCGCGTCGATGTGATCGTCGAAGGCGTGCGCCTGCCCTCGGACACCGCGACGTCCGACAAAAACGACACGTTCTGGCCCGACACCGACACGGACTGA
- a CDS encoding DUF6286 domain-containing protein, whose protein sequence is MFTRITQFFVNSPVEILVLWGLVVVLVIVLIFSRPSRVTLATGKDGSLQISRHALHRLIEACCEQVKGVDSARATVSGSAGRFKTRIRLKVRPDAKLDAIQGYLTQEVAGIYRENLGIENEGPVEIDITGVVPEEKGF, encoded by the coding sequence GTGTTTACCCGGATCACCCAATTCTTTGTCAACTCACCCGTCGAAATCCTCGTCCTGTGGGGCCTCGTCGTGGTGCTGGTCATCGTGCTGATTTTCAGCCGTCCCTCGCGCGTGACGCTCGCGACCGGAAAAGACGGCTCGCTACAAATCTCCCGCCACGCGCTGCACCGGCTGATCGAGGCATGCTGCGAACAAGTGAAGGGGGTCGATTCCGCTCGGGCGACCGTGTCGGGCAGCGCGGGCAGGTTCAAAACCCGCATCCGCTTGAAAGTGCGCCCCGACGCGAAGCTCGATGCCATCCAAGGCTACCTTACGCAGGAAGTGGCGGGCATTTACCGCGAGAATCTCGGCATCGAAAACGAGGGCCCGGTCGAAATCGACATCACGGGCGTCGTGCCGGAGGAAAAAGGATTCTGA